A region of the Clostridium estertheticum subsp. estertheticum genome:
AGCTGAAGAAATTGATGATCGAATTTATGGGCGTGGATCCTCTGACATGAAAGGTGGTTTAGCCGCTTTAATTATGGCTATGATTGAGGTTTCTAAATCAGGAATAACACTGGAAGGGGACCTGATTTTTGCAGCGACTACAGGTGAAGAGGTTGATTGTATAGGTGCAAACACTATGGTAGCGGATGGAAGTTTAAATTCAAATAAAAGGAGGATAGCCTACTTGGGGGTCCAACCTTAAATATTGCTACTATTTCTGGTGGTGTCCAAGTCAATGTAGTGCCTGATATGTGCAAATTGCAAATTGACATTCGTACTGTTCCGGGTCAAAATCATCAGGAAATTCTATCAGATATTAAGGCATTATTAGCAGAAATTGAGTCAAGATCTAAAGCTAAATTTGATATTAAAGTTTTTAATGATAAAGTGGCATTAAAAAACAAATCCGATGATCAATTTATTAAGTTAACACTAGATACAGCAACAGAATTATTTGGAAGTCGATATAAAGCCAAAGGTGTAACTTATTGTACAGATGCATCCATATTTGTTCCCAGTTTTAATAATAATTTATCTGTTATTATTTGTGGACCTGGCGAAGAAACGCAAGCTCATAAGCCAAATGAATATGTAAAAACAAAAAAATATATTGATTCTATTAAATTATACAAGGAAATAGCATTACGGTATTTAAAATAATAAAAAAATACAATTTTTTTTGTAAAAAGGTAGAAATACATACTAAATATTAGTATAATAGAGATAAATTAAACTAAATGTAAAAATTGTGAATGCGAGGAATATATATGATTGAACCAATACTTTTAGCACTTATTTTTGCAAAGATAAAAGGTTACAAAATAAAACCACTTTTTAAGAGCTGGGCGATATACCCTGTATTAATATTTGCAATATTGTATGTAATTCTAGAGGTTATGATATTTAATAATAATTATACATTTATAAAGTATACCAGTATTTTTCATTATCTTTATCTTTTAACCTTTATAATCTTGGTTATCAAATATAAACTTAATATTAGTGCAATTATAGGGTCAATACTTATTATTATTGGAAGTATCTTAAATAATATTGTTATAGCTGCCAATAACGGGAAAATGCCTGTATTTCCAACATTATCATACTTAACTGGTTATGTAAAATCAGATTCTTTTATGAAGGTTAAGGATATACACATTTTAGGAAGTGGAGTTACTAAATTTAAATTTTTAGCAGATATAATTGATGTAGGTTATTGTATTATGAGTATTGGCGACATATGTATAAGAGGGTTTGCTTTTATTATTCTATTTAATACTATAAAAATCATTAATCAAAGAAAGGAAATACTGGACATTAAATGAATAATTTCTAGTATTAAATATACTATTTTGTAAATTAATGATATAATTTTAAATATATACAAGTGGTTTGGAATAGCTGTCAGGAGAGAAATAAAAAATGTTGAGATTGACGTTATGGGAAGTGTTTTTAAGAAGTTTGCCAGAGGAGTTTTTACTTGTTTTCGCAGTTTATATATTCTCTAAAACTGTTATTAATGTAAAAAGATATATAATAGCAAGTATGTTTTTTGTTATTGCGGTATGTTTAATAAGGTTATTACCAATTCAATATGGGGTACATACTATTCTTAATGTTATAGTAATTATTATATTGACAACTAATGTGAATAAAATAAGCATAAATAAATCCATACAAGCAAGCATAATGGCAGTGATTCTGTTATTCATTTGTGAAGGAATTAATGTTTTTATAGTTCATTATGTATTTAAAGTAAATGTGAAGTATGCTTTCAGTGAACGTTTATTAAAGATTATATATAGTATTCCATCATTGGTGATTTTTGCAGCTATAATATTTACATATTACTTCTATTTGGTTAGAAAAAATAAGTTGAGTGGGGTAATAAATGGAGAAGATATCTAATAATATTGCTAATAAAGTAGCATTAGAGTTATCACTAGATGAAGATAATAAAGAGGTAATCGCCTATGGTGCGTTCGCTTTGATGCAGATGTTTGTTTCTATGATTTTTGTATTTCTATTTGGATTATTGTTTAATATAGCTATTGAAGCTTTAATAATATCATTTACAGCTGCTATTCTTAGAAAATATTCAGGAGGGGTTCATGCAAGTTCCCCAGGAAATTGTACTTTTATAGGAACAATTGTAAGTGTAGGACAAGCGATATTAATATCACTTTTAATAAGTTTTGTGGCTAATTTAAAATTAATTATAATACTTGGGGTTATAGTTTTTATATGGTCCTATTACATAATTTATAAATTAGCTCCAGTGGACAGCGCCTCAAAACCTATAGTAAAACAAGAAAAAAGAAATCGGATGAAAAAAGGATCTATAATACTTTTAAGTGTTTATTTAGTTATAACAGTATTTCTTATCCTGCTTTATATAAGTAGTGGAGAAAAAAAGCTTATATTTTATGTTTTATGTTTATATTCAGGAACGTTGTGGCAAATATTTACACTTATACCTTTAGGACATTTATTAGTAGGTAAAGTAGATCACCTTTTAAATCATATATATATTAAGGAAAGGAGGTAAATAAAATGAAATTCTTAAAGAAACACTTATTCTCTTTAATTGCAGTAGCAACTACACTTGCTGCAACTTCTGTGGCTTCTTCTGCATGCTATTTTTCTTGTTATCAGCCTGAAGAACCAAAATGCCTAAGAAAAAAATAATAAATAAAAAAGGTCAGTTTACTGACCTTTTTTATTTATTATAATGAATTTGATGAGGTAGTGATAGTATGGATCATTTAAAAGAAAACAAACAAAAAAAAATTCAAGAAATAGTGTCAATAGTAAAATTAGCTGCTTTATTGTTTTCAGGAATAGTACTTCTAAGATATTTTTTTAAGGGTAATACCATAGCAGAAGTCACCGTAGATACTAATTATAATTTTATTTCATTTTTCGTAGTTATATTAATATTATTGTCGGTATATTTTATGTGGTCAATGGCGACTGTTGAAAAAATAGATTTTAAATATATTAACATTGTACAAATCATAGAAAACCTTGCGTTTATTCTGTTTTTTATTATTGTTATATTTTATTCAGGTAAAAGTACAAGTGATTATAAATTTCTATTTTTATTTATTATAATAACTTCAACGCTGCAACAAGGTATGAACCAAGGTATGTTAGTGGCAAGCATTTCTTCAATTTTTATATTATCATTAGATCTTGTTATGGGTGCACCTAATGTACAAGTTAATCAGTTTTTTGAGAATGATTTAATTTTAGCTGGAGTTTTTATACTTACCGCATGGCCATTGGGGTTTTATGTGAGAATAGAAAATGAACATATAAAAAAGCTCGAGGGATTAGCAAATGAGGATGGGCTCACAGGGCTTTATAATCATAGATTTTTTTATGATGCATTAGAGGGAATAATGAAAACTAGTGAAAAAGAGAATGATTTTGTCGCGATGATTTTAATAGATATAGATTATTTTAAAATTTATAATGATATGAATGGACATCAAATGGGTGATGAAGCACTTAAGTCAGTTGGTTTTATATTGAAAAATAGTTTTAGAAAAAGTGATGTAGTTGCGAGATATGGAGGAGAAGAATTTGCTGTAGTCCTTCCAAATACTTCTGAGGAAGATGCAATTAAGCTAGCAGAAAAATCAAGAAAAAAGATAGAAGCAACCTATTTTAGTGGTGAGGAAAATCAGCCAAATGGTAAATTGACTGTCTCAATAGGAACATCAATTTATCCAAGTAAAGCTAAAAATGCTATTGAACTTTTTAAAAGTGCGGATGATGCGCTTTATAGAGCTAAGTTTTTTGATAAAAATAGAGTTGAAAGTTATACTTCTATAGTTGAAGAATTAAAAATTGATACAGAAGGTGAACATATAGATATTATTACATCAATAAAAACTCTTATAAGTGTTATTAATGCTAAGGATAAATATACATATGGGCATGTCGAAAGGGTAGTTATTTATAGTAGGTTACTCGCTGATAAACTTAAAGTAAGTGAAAAAAATAAAAAGGAATTAATATATGGCGCTTATATGCATGACATTGGAAAAATAAATATTCCAAAGGAAATATTAAATAAAAATATGCCATTAACCCCAGATGAATGGGAAATAATGAAACAACATTCAGTAAATGGAGTAGAGATTATAAAATCTGTTGAATCACTTAAGGAAATTGCTCCTCTAATATTATATCACCATGAAAGATACGATGGTAATGGATACCCAGATAATTTAAAAGGAAAAGAGATACCTTACCTTGTGAGGATGTTGACAGTAGTAGATTGTTTTGATGCTATGACGTCTTCTAGACCTTATAATATAAGAAAAACTTATAAAGAAGCTATTGAAGAGCTTAAAAGATGTAGTGGTAAGCAGTTTGATAAAGAAATTGTGGATTCTTTTATTGAAGTTATTAGGGAGAATGAAAATCGGATTGGTAATGTAGATGATTAAAAGATATTTTTTAACCTATTCTAAAATCACAAGAAGTTCAGAAAATGTGGATAACCTTATCAACATTTCCTGAATTTTGTTATTTGTTTTCATATTTTAATATTAAGTTTACATTATATAATTCTTTTGCATTTA
Encoded here:
- a CDS encoding M20 family metallopeptidase — translated: MVAMAIAKQLRESGIESTIQSVGDNRANLIARIKGTGHKKSLVFCGHMDTVSVGEIPWEHEPFGAEEIDDRIYGRGSSDMKGGLAALIMAMIEVSKSGITLEGDLIFAATTGEEVDCIGANTMVADGSLNSNKRRIAYLGVQP
- a CDS encoding M20/M25/M40 family metallo-hydrolase, whose product is MPDMCKLQIDIRTVPGQNHQEILSDIKALLAEIESRSKAKFDIKVFNDKVALKNKSDDQFIKLTLDTATELFGSRYKAKGVTYCTDASIFVPSFNNNLSVIICGPGEETQAHKPNEYVKTKKYIDSIKLYKEIALRYLK
- a CDS encoding DUF5317 family protein, translated to MIEPILLALIFAKIKGYKIKPLFKSWAIYPVLIFAILYVILEVMIFNNNYTFIKYTSIFHYLYLLTFIILVIKYKLNISAIIGSILIIIGSILNNIVIAANNGKMPVFPTLSYLTGYVKSDSFMKVKDIHILGSGVTKFKFLADIIDVGYCIMSIGDICIRGFAFIILFNTIKIINQRKEILDIK
- a CDS encoding accessory gene regulator ArgB-like protein, giving the protein MEKISNNIANKVALELSLDEDNKEVIAYGAFALMQMFVSMIFVFLFGLLFNIAIEALIISFTAAILRKYSGGVHASSPGNCTFIGTIVSVGQAILISLLISFVANLKLIIILGVIVFIWSYYIIYKLAPVDSASKPIVKQEKRNRMKKGSIILLSVYLVITVFLILLYISSGEKKLIFYVLCLYSGTLWQIFTLIPLGHLLVGKVDHLLNHIYIKERR
- a CDS encoding cyclic lactone autoinducer peptide: MKFLKKHLFSLIAVATTLAATSVASSACYFSCYQPEEPKCLRKK
- a CDS encoding bifunctional diguanylate cyclase/phosphohydrolase, producing MDHLKENKQKKIQEIVSIVKLAALLFSGIVLLRYFFKGNTIAEVTVDTNYNFISFFVVILILLSVYFMWSMATVEKIDFKYINIVQIIENLAFILFFIIVIFYSGKSTSDYKFLFLFIIITSTLQQGMNQGMLVASISSIFILSLDLVMGAPNVQVNQFFENDLILAGVFILTAWPLGFYVRIENEHIKKLEGLANEDGLTGLYNHRFFYDALEGIMKTSEKENDFVAMILIDIDYFKIYNDMNGHQMGDEALKSVGFILKNSFRKSDVVARYGGEEFAVVLPNTSEEDAIKLAEKSRKKIEATYFSGEENQPNGKLTVSIGTSIYPSKAKNAIELFKSADDALYRAKFFDKNRVESYTSIVEELKIDTEGEHIDIITSIKTLISVINAKDKYTYGHVERVVIYSRLLADKLKVSEKNKKELIYGAYMHDIGKINIPKEILNKNMPLTPDEWEIMKQHSVNGVEIIKSVESLKEIAPLILYHHERYDGNGYPDNLKGKEIPYLVRMLTVVDCFDAMTSSRPYNIRKTYKEAIEELKRCSGKQFDKEIVDSFIEVIRENENRIGNVDD